In the Granulosicoccus antarcticus IMCC3135 genome, CCACTGATGAGCTGAACTCGGACAAGCGACGACCGCATATCTGGGCTCGGGCCTGCGCGCTGGCTAGTGACGATCACGACGAGGCCAGGTATCTGTACACCAACCTGCGCGTGGAAGAACTCATCGCACAGCGCGAGGCCGAGGGCCCGCGACCAGTCGTAACAGGCTCGAGCGGCGCTGACAGCGACCTTGAAACACCACTGGAACTCGAACCACTGGAACTGGAAGGTGAGGGCATCCCGGAGTCGATATCAGCACCTTCAGGCGTTGACCAGGCTCGTAGCCCCGATGATCTTCTGTCTCTGAATTCGGCTCACCTGGAAGATGGGGAACCCCTCTCAACCATCGAGCGCACCAGCTTTCAGGAAAAATTCGACAACAGCTCCGATCTTGACGACGCGGATGATCAGCCAGTACAACGACCGACACAGCGGGATGAAGAGCAGACAGAAATCGCATTTCCCGACGACTACCTGGACGAAACCATCAATCTGACCTCAGAGCTTGATGGTACGGCCGTGTACGAACTCGACAACGACGATGTCAGCGAATTTGACGGTGATGAGCTTTTCGAAACCAATGATCTGCTCGCCGAGGACCTGCTGGCCCCCGACGGGGACGACGAACTACTAGCGGATGTGGCACCTGCCGCTGCATCAGCCACTAGCCCATCACATTCTGACACCGCCGAGGACGACGAGCTGGAAGCCTTGCTGGGCGGCGTCTATCAAGGCAGCGAACCGCCGCCACCGACTGACCCTCTGGCCGACGACGACGATGACGCCGATGCAGCAATGACTGTTGATTTCAGCGATGTCACAGGCACCCAGGCCGTACTCGACGACAGCTCCGAATGGCTGGAAGGCGAACTCACTGCAGAAGAAAACCAGAGAGAGCTGCAGGAGTACTCACCATCCGCACCGGCTGACAAACCCATTGACGACACCGATCGACTGTCCATGGAACTGGAGCGCCAGGCCAACGACCTGCCCGGGCAGCGCGATGACATCGTATCCGCCAGCAACGAAAATGATGATCTGTTCGCACTGAGTGACGACGATGCGCCTGCAGTCGACACGGGCGATACCTTCGATGAAGAAGCAGAAAGAGATATTACCGAGTCGTTGAAACGAAAGTACGCAGTCACTGATACTGCAAAGCTTGACGAGCTTGAGACCAATGATGCCGACATCTATCTGGCAGATGGTGATCAGAGCGACGATGAAGATGCACGATCGTCAGCTGGTGCCGCCACAGACAGCCCCTCTGCGTCCTTAAGCAGAGAGCTTCCCGTTGATCTTTCAGATCAGCAGGACGGCACCCTCTATAGTGTTTTCCGTCGCGATGAACAGGCACAGGCGGTGAAGAATGGCGTGTCCTGGCCAGCACTGTTCCTGACATTGCCTTATCTGGTTTACCGGCATCTGTTTGGTACCGCTCTGGTTTATTCCCTGATGTGGCTGATTCTCATTGCAGGGCTTCTGGTTGCTGGACTGTCATGGCTCGACGCTGGAAATACCGTGAGCACGGCCGTTAAATTCGGAACCGTCGGCTTTGCGCTTCTGACAGTTATCGGTTTGCTCTACCTGCCATTTCGTTACGCCAATCAGTGGCGTGAGGACAAACTCGAGCAACGCGGTTTCGAACTGGTTGCCTGGGTACGGGCCACAACTCCGGGCAAGGCCATCGCTGCAGCCCGACGAGCGGCAACTCTCGATTAAATCAACCCGCGTTGGCAGTAAGGGGTATGCCCCTCATTTTGCAAGGTTACAAACGGAAGGGTGCCTCATAAAACAATAGCGGTCATTTATTTCCGGCTGCTCCTGTCGTTACTCCTTTCAAGTCATCGCGTAAGAATGACGGGCAGTGACCCGATTGAGGTTACGGCCGGCCGGCACGAGAGTGGCGGTATTTTAGGGGCAGCCGGAAAATGGATTTTCCGGCTACCAATTATCCAGGCCCGTATCCGACCGACTTGTCTCTCAAGCTCGTTTACGCGACCATTTGGGCTTACTCAGCAAGGCACGCACCTCCGACGACATGATCACCGCCTGCTCGTTGGCATAGGCTTCATGGTTATCCTCGACCTTGTCCAGGTCGTACAAATAACTGACCATGACACCCGCAGATTGCGACAAGCCTTTTCTGAATACATCCGCTGCCGGCAGAATATGATCGAGACTGGCACCGTTGCCCAGATGAAAACGCGCCACCGGATCCAGCGGCAAATGATCCTTGCGTTTCTCTTCATGCATATAATGAGCCACAAGATACTGTAGCTGCTCAGAGTCTGTCTCACTGAGCACCACGCTCTCCTGGGTAGAAATTCGCTGCGCTGTCAGCAAGGCCTCCCGGAACCGAATCTGCGCCTCATCCGGTGCCACACTCGTATCAACTGCCTGCTCAACCCGCTCATTCACCCACCGCATCAACCCCGGAACCGGCGAGAGTGTGCGAAAGGTTGTCAGACCCGGCAACTGCCGAGACAACTCCTTGGCCACCTGCTTGATCAGAAAATTACCGAAGGAGACACCAGCCAGTCCCTTCTGGCAGTTCGAAATGGAATAGAACACCGCCATGGTGGCATCTTGCCTGGCAACCACTTTACGCCGTGTTTCCAGAATGCCCTTCACCGTGACAGGACTGGCCTGAGTCAGGGCCACTTCGACGAATATCAGTGGCTCATCCAGCATCGCCGGATGGAAAAATGCAAAGCAGCGCCGATCATCCGGCTCAAGGCGACTACGTAACGCAGTCCAGCTACTGATTTCATGGACCGCCTCGTAGGCAATGATTTTTTCAAGAATATTGGCTGGCGTATGCCAATCAATTTCACGCAGCACAAGAAAACCGCGACTGAACCACGATCGAAACAAGTGCTGAAAATCAACATCGATACGAAGCATCTCCGGATACTCCTTGCATACCTCCAATAACAAGGCACGCATCTGCACCAGCTCATTGGTAGCACCCGGAACCCGATTCAAGCGGCGAAGCAGTTCCTGACGTCGCGGTTCGACGCTACTCATGAGAATGGCCAGATTCTCTGCATTTCGCTCCTTCGAATAACGCTGAGCCGCCCGCACGGCATGTTCTGCATTGATATCGAAGCGCTCTGCCAATAACCGGAAAAAGGCCAGCTGCTCCTCACTGTCGGCAGCCGCAAAGCGGCTGAGAAGCCCACGGGCCAGCCGATTGCCCGACATTTCACCACTTTGCGACAGCAGGGCATCACAGAGCTCGGCCAGAGACCCTTGTTGCTCGATCTGTTGCTGTTGCTCATCCCGAGCAAAAACCGAACTCAACAAATCCGACAGATAACTGATGCGGTTCATGCCCTGATGACCTCGTGTGAGCTGCTTGTTCTGACTCAAATCATACCGCCATACTGAAGCGATAGACCCCTACTGGTAATGAAGTAGCATCAGACAGGCCACACTGGGGCTTAAGGGATCTCTATCTCGACAATGAGTGTTCACGCCACAACAGAAGGCCACTGGGCACAACGACGAATAACAGCATCAGCAACATGACGCCAAAAAAAGCGCCTTCCAGACCAAAGCGGACAACCAGTGGCTGGCTCAGTAAAGGCGACAGGAACTGGCCCAGAAATACGGCTGTCGAAATGCCACCCGATGCCCTGCCCCGCATGGTTGAAGGCACCTGCGACATCAACCAGATAGTCAGATTGGGAAAATTGAAGCCCAGGCCCAGACCAATCAGCGGCATGCTCAAGTACAGCTGTGTCAGCGTGCTGGCCTGCGATAACAGATAAAAGCCCACAGCCATACACAGAAAACTCGAAAACAAGATCTCCTGATTACCTAGCACCTTACGCAGGCGCTGATAGTTGGCCGAGGCTACCGAGGAAAACACCTGACTCAGCACGACCGCAAAACCTGCGTATTTCAGGCTATCCGCCCCTAACTCGATCGCATAGAACGGCAACTGGGTAGGAACGACGTAGAACAACAGCATGGTGATAAAACCCAGCGAATATATATACAGCGCATGCCGCACAGGGAAATGCCCATCCATCGCACCTGGCTCATCCTGATTCTCAGGCGGTTTGCTGACGTACTTGTAGATCAATGGAAACAGAAGGATCGGCACCAGATAGACAGCAAACGGTGCTCGCCATGACCAGTCCGCCAGGATAGAGCCTGCGGAGATGAAGATAATACCGCCGGCTGACATCGCAGACGACTGGATACCCATGGCACGATCTCGTTCAGCCCCCTGAAAATGATCAGTCAGCAATGCCATGGAGCACACCATGATCATGCCCACCGCACCACCCAGAAGCAGACGGCTCCATAACAACAAGCTCAGATCATCCAGCCAGAGCCCTGCGCTGCCGGCCACGATATACAACGCAACGCCTGCCTGGAGCAAGGTACGCCGACCCAGCCGATCCGCCAGACAGCCCGCTATCGGCGCTGTGATGGCAATGGCCAGTCCGGGCACCGTAATGATGAATCGTGTCAGGTATTCAGCATCCGGATGATCGGAGAAATGTTCCAGTAAACCTGGTAAACCCGGAGCTATCGTCGCACCCGCCATGACCGTCAGACTGGCGCAAGCCAGTAGCACTGGCAACAGAAAGCGCGATCGAGACATCAGCTTTTACAGGCTTCAGCGTTGGACAAAAGACGGTACATCTCAGCGCTCGTCACGATTGGACAGGCGGCGCTCCAGCCAGCGTACGCCAGCCGAGACAATCAGAATCAAGACCAGATATTCCAACATCAGAATTGAATAGGTTTCCAGTGGCCGGTATTCAGCGGTGACCAGCTCATTGGCCCGACGGGTCAGCTCCTCCATACCAATGACCGACACCAGTGAGGACATCTTGAGCATATAGACCAACTGATTGCCCAAGGGTGGCAGCACCCGGCGCACAGCCTGCGGTAACACGACATACCGCATCCGGTCTATATAACCCAGACCCAGAGTATCGGCTGCCTCAATCTGTCCCTTGTCAATGGACTGAATGCCGGAACGGAAGATCTCGGCCTCAAAGGCACTGTCAGACAATGCCAGCGCCAGCACGCCAGCCCAGAACACATTGATGGCGACGCCCAGCATGATCGGCAAACCGTAATACACCCAGAGTATCAGCACCAAAAGCGGCACCGCCCTGACAATTTCCACGTACACCCGATTGAAACCTCGTGCAAACGGGTTTTTCGACAGCCCTGGCAATGCCACTAATAAACCGACAACAATGGAAATGACAATAGCCGTCATGGACAGCAACAGGGTGTATTTGAAACCAGCCAGCATGAACATCAGATTGGCGCGACCAGCCTCGGTGGCTGGTGACACGACGTACCATTGCAGTTCTCCGGCGCAACCTGACAGCAATGGCAATAGCAACAACCAGCTCAAGGTTCTGAGGCGTACGGACGGCACGTCTAGTCGATCCTTCATCAGTGCTGGAGAATCTGCTGCAAGAACAATCGGCCGCGCTCTGTCTGTGGGGCGGAAAAAAACTCTGCCGGTGAACTCTGCTCCACGATCTGGCCGGCGTCCATGAAAACCATGGTGTCGGCCACTTTGCGGGCGAAGCCCATTTCGTGCGTCACCACCAGCATGGTCATGCCTGTATCGGCCAGCTCGATCATCACATCGAGCACCTCGGAAATCATTTCCGGATCCAGTGCCGAGGTAGGCTCATCGAACAACATGATCTGCGGCTCCATGCACAGACTGCGAGCGATGGCGACCCGTTGTTGCTGGCCCCCGGATAATTGACCGGGAAACTTGTCCGCCTGCTCGGGTATGCGCACACGTTCCAGATACTGACGTGCAAGCTTGGTGGCTTTTTCGCGGGATAATTTTCGTGCACGCATCGGCCCTAGCGTCAGATTGTCCAATACAGACAGATGCGGAAACAGATTGAACTGCTGGAACACCATGCCGATACTCTGACGAGCGGTGCGCAACGCCCGACGATTACCACCCAGCTCCACTCCATTAACCAGCACCTGGCCGGCATCGTGTTGCTCCAGCTGATTGACACAGCGGATCAGTGTGGATTTACCGGATCCCGAAGGTCCGCATATAACCATCCGCTCGCCCGCAGCAACGTCCAGGGAGACCTCGGTCAGAGCCTGAAAATTACCGTAGAACTTGGACAGCTTTTTGATCTGGATGACGGGTTCTGACATGGTCTTAGTGTAACGCAGTCATGTGCCTGCGCAAAAACAAACGTGGATCAGCTGCAGTCGGTATACTCCCGAAGTCCCTAATAATAAAGCAAAGATGATGCTTGCAAAAATCAAGAGCGTATTCGGCCGCACTGTGACCGCAATCGTATTGCCGGTATCCATGATGCTACTGAGTCAGTCAGCCGTGGCCGCCGACTCGGCACTGGCAGACATTCTCGCCTCCGGCACCCTGAAAGTCGGCACCACCGGCGACTGGGACCCGATGACGGTCAAGGTTCCGGCAACCAACAGCTATAAAGGCTACGACATCGATGTCGTTACTCAGCTGGCCAAGGATCTGGATGTCAAACTGGAGCTGGTACCCGCTGACTGGAAAACACTTGTCAATGGCATCACCGCCGGCAAGTACCATATGACTGGCAGCGCATCGATCAGTGCCTCACGCGCCAAGGCTGCAGGCTTTACCGACAGCTACTTTTCACTCAATACCGTGCCATTGACGCTGAAGAAAAACGCCGAGCTCTTCACTGATTGGGCTGATCTGGACAAGCCGGAAGTGACAGTCGCCGCCACCCTGGGTACCACTCAGGAACAGCAGGTCAAGAAATTCTTTCCCAACGCCAAATACAAGATCATCGAAGCCCCTGCCCGCGATTTTCAGGAAGTGCTCGCAGGCCGGGCCGATGCCCATATTACCTCCAACGTCGAAGCCGTCAAACTGGTAGAGAAATACTCACAGTTGATGATCGTTCCCGTTAAGGAGACACGAGCACGTACTCCCGTCGCCATGCTGGTGCCGCAAACCGATCAGGTCTGGATCAACTACCTGAACACCTGGATCAATCTCCAGAGCGAGCTTGGCTTTTTCGACGAACTTGCCATCAAATGGCAACTCAGCAATTGATCAACGGAACACACGAGTAAACAAAAATGTTTGAAGCACTACCGGAACCGAAGGCAGATGCCATCCTGGGCTTGATGGCAGCATTCAGAGCTGACACCCGTACGGACAAACTGGATCTGGGAGTCGGAGTTTATAAAGACTCAGCAGGCAAGACCCCGGTCATGCGTGCTATCAAGAATGCAGAAAAAAAACTGCTGGAGACCCAGGACACCAAGTCCTATGTTGCGCCCATTGGTAGTGCAGCCTTCTGCAATGCCATTATTGCTCAGGTCTTCGGTAGCGATGCAGACACCTCCTGCATCCGTGCAGCACAATCTGTCGGTGGCAGTGGCGCCCTGCGCGTATTAGCCGATCTTTTGAAGCAAGGTCGCCCTGATGCTGACATCTGGTTATCCGACCCGTCCTGGCCCAACCATGTGCCATTGATGCAGGCTGCTGGTTATGCCTTGCACACCTACCCCTACTACGATGCACAGACCGGCAGCGTCAACATTGAAGGCATGCTGGAATCACTTGGCAAGGCAAAACGTGGCGATATCGTGCTCTTGCACGGCTGCTGTCATAACCCCACCGGCGCCGATCTGAGCATGGACGACTGGGCTCGAGTCGTGAAGCTGCTGAAAGACAACGACCTGTTTCCGTTTATCGATCTGGCCTACCAGGGTTTTGGTGATGGTCTCGAGCAGGATGCAGCAGCGGTACGATACATGGCCAGCGAACTGCCTGAACTGGTGGTTGCAGCCAGCTGTTCGAAAAATCTGGGCCTGTACCGCGAGCGAGTCGGTGCCGCCATACTCATGGCAAAAACCGAAGCGGAAGCTACCCGGGCGCTGGGCCGATTAGGCGGTGTTATCCGTTCAAACTACTCAATGCCACCAGATCATGGTGCCAACACCACTGAGATCGTTTTGAGTGATGCCGCACTGAATGCCGATTGGAAGGAAGAGCTGGAAACCATGCGACTGCGCATGGTCTCACTACGCCAGGCGTTCAGCGAAGCATTGCGCAAGCGCTCCAACTCCGAACGCTTTGACTACATCGCCGAACAGAAAGGCATGTTCAGTCGCTTGCCATTGAATACGGCACAGCTGGACAAACTGCGTGACGATCACGGCATCTACAT is a window encoding:
- a CDS encoding amino acid ABC transporter ATP-binding protein, which gives rise to MSEPVIQIKKLSKFYGNFQALTEVSLDVAAGERMVICGPSGSGKSTLIRCVNQLEQHDAGQVLVNGVELGGNRRALRTARQSIGMVFQQFNLFPHLSVLDNLTLGPMRARKLSREKATKLARQYLERVRIPEQADKFPGQLSGGQQQRVAIARSLCMEPQIMLFDEPTSALDPEMISEVLDVMIELADTGMTMLVVTHEMGFARKVADTMVFMDAGQIVEQSSPAEFFSAPQTERGRLFLQQILQH
- a CDS encoding aromatic amino acid transaminase — encoded protein: MFEALPEPKADAILGLMAAFRADTRTDKLDLGVGVYKDSAGKTPVMRAIKNAEKKLLETQDTKSYVAPIGSAAFCNAIIAQVFGSDADTSCIRAAQSVGGSGALRVLADLLKQGRPDADIWLSDPSWPNHVPLMQAAGYALHTYPYYDAQTGSVNIEGMLESLGKAKRGDIVLLHGCCHNPTGADLSMDDWARVVKLLKDNDLFPFIDLAYQGFGDGLEQDAAAVRYMASELPELVVAASCSKNLGLYRERVGAAILMAKTEAEATRALGRLGGVIRSNYSMPPDHGANTTEIVLSDAALNADWKEELETMRLRMVSLRQAFSEALRKRSNSERFDYIAEQKGMFSRLPLNTAQLDKLRDDHGIYIVGDGRINVAGLPESGMEQLADAICTVLAEVE
- a CDS encoding malonyl-CoA decarboxylase domain-containing protein, with the protein product MNRISYLSDLLSSVFARDEQQQQIEQQGSLAELCDALLSQSGEMSGNRLARGLLSRFAAADSEEQLAFFRLLAERFDINAEHAVRAAQRYSKERNAENLAILMSSVEPRRQELLRRLNRVPGATNELVQMRALLLEVCKEYPEMLRIDVDFQHLFRSWFSRGFLVLREIDWHTPANILEKIIAYEAVHEISSWTALRSRLEPDDRRCFAFFHPAMLDEPLIFVEVALTQASPVTVKGILETRRKVVARQDATMAVFYSISNCQKGLAGVSFGNFLIKQVAKELSRQLPGLTTFRTLSPVPGLMRWVNERVEQAVDTSVAPDEAQIRFREALLTAQRISTQESVVLSETDSEQLQYLVAHYMHEEKRKDHLPLDPVARFHLGNGASLDHILPAADVFRKGLSQSAGVMVSYLYDLDKVEDNHEAYANEQAVIMSSEVRALLSKPKWSRKRA
- a CDS encoding DUF2628 domain-containing protein, translated to MIDEDLYQQATDELNSDKRRPHIWARACALASDDHDEARYLYTNLRVEELIAQREAEGPRPVVTGSSGADSDLETPLELEPLELEGEGIPESISAPSGVDQARSPDDLLSLNSAHLEDGEPLSTIERTSFQEKFDNSSDLDDADDQPVQRPTQRDEEQTEIAFPDDYLDETINLTSELDGTAVYELDNDDVSEFDGDELFETNDLLAEDLLAPDGDDELLADVAPAAASATSPSHSDTAEDDELEALLGGVYQGSEPPPPTDPLADDDDDADAAMTVDFSDVTGTQAVLDDSSEWLEGELTAEENQRELQEYSPSAPADKPIDDTDRLSMELERQANDLPGQRDDIVSASNENDDLFALSDDDAPAVDTGDTFDEEAERDITESLKRKYAVTDTAKLDELETNDADIYLADGDQSDDEDARSSAGAATDSPSASLSRELPVDLSDQQDGTLYSVFRRDEQAQAVKNGVSWPALFLTLPYLVYRHLFGTALVYSLMWLILIAGLLVAGLSWLDAGNTVSTAVKFGTVGFALLTVIGLLYLPFRYANQWREDKLEQRGFELVAWVRATTPGKAIAAARRAATLD
- a CDS encoding amino acid ABC transporter permease codes for the protein MKDRLDVPSVRLRTLSWLLLLPLLSGCAGELQWYVVSPATEAGRANLMFMLAGFKYTLLLSMTAIVISIVVGLLVALPGLSKNPFARGFNRVYVEIVRAVPLLVLILWVYYGLPIMLGVAINVFWAGVLALALSDSAFEAEIFRSGIQSIDKGQIEAADTLGLGYIDRMRYVVLPQAVRRVLPPLGNQLVYMLKMSSLVSVIGMEELTRRANELVTAEYRPLETYSILMLEYLVLILIVSAGVRWLERRLSNRDER
- a CDS encoding transporter substrate-binding domain-containing protein; this translates as MMLAKIKSVFGRTVTAIVLPVSMMLLSQSAVAADSALADILASGTLKVGTTGDWDPMTVKVPATNSYKGYDIDVVTQLAKDLDVKLELVPADWKTLVNGITAGKYHMTGSASISASRAKAAGFTDSYFSLNTVPLTLKKNAELFTDWADLDKPEVTVAATLGTTQEQQVKKFFPNAKYKIIEAPARDFQEVLAGRADAHITSNVEAVKLVEKYSQLMIVPVKETRARTPVAMLVPQTDQVWINYLNTWINLQSELGFFDELAIKWQLSN
- a CDS encoding MFS transporter — protein: MSRSRFLLPVLLACASLTVMAGATIAPGLPGLLEHFSDHPDAEYLTRFIITVPGLAIAITAPIAGCLADRLGRRTLLQAGVALYIVAGSAGLWLDDLSLLLWSRLLLGGAVGMIMVCSMALLTDHFQGAERDRAMGIQSSAMSAGGIIFISAGSILADWSWRAPFAVYLVPILLFPLIYKYVSKPPENQDEPGAMDGHFPVRHALYIYSLGFITMLLFYVVPTQLPFYAIELGADSLKYAGFAVVLSQVFSSVASANYQRLRKVLGNQEILFSSFLCMAVGFYLLSQASTLTQLYLSMPLIGLGLGFNFPNLTIWLMSQVPSTMRGRASGGISTAVFLGQFLSPLLSQPLVVRFGLEGAFFGVMLLMLLFVVVPSGLLLWREHSLSR